The following coding sequences are from one Sander lucioperca isolate FBNREF2018 chromosome 2, SLUC_FBN_1.2, whole genome shotgun sequence window:
- the pes gene encoding pescadillo yields the protein MGGLQKKKYERGSATNYITRNKARKKLQLSLPDFRRLCILKGIYPHEPKHKKKVNKGSTAPRTFYLLKDIRFLLHEPIVGKFREYKVFVRKLKKAYGKTEWSSVERLKENKPAYKLDHIIKERYPSFIDALRDIDDALCMCFLFSTFARTGKCHVQTIQLCRRLTVEWMNYVIASRALKKVFISIKGIYYQAEAMGQLITWLVPYQFSHDHPTDVDYRVMATFTEFYTTLLGFINFRLYHSLNLLYPPKLDVKAESELKEENDDDYAMNSESYLEKLSALSASLARVVSTAEEDEAELDQFPVDGEDMANMEAREKEQKQEEAQKKLFEGLKFFLNREVPRESLAFLIRCFGGEVSWDKSVCIGSTYEVKDETITHQIVDRPNIDKQYINRYYIQPQWVYDCVNAKIILPVEDYFLGVTLPPHLSPFVEEKDGDYVPPEKLKIMALQRGEKPAHEQEDEEEEEEEDEEEEEEEEEDDNEEEGDDGEEAEEKNLKKMEEQRSQGKSLSVKVTAGKVKVENPARLEQEEKAEEKRLAIMMMKKKEKYLYDKIMFGKKRKVREANKLAAKRKAHDDAEKSKKKARK from the exons ATGGGAGGTCTTCAAAAGAAAAAG TATGAGAGGGGCTCTGCCACCAACTACATCACCAGAAACAAAGCTCGCAAGAAGTTACAGCTGAGCCTCCCAGActtcag gcGACTGTGCATCCTTAAAGGCATCTACCCTCATGAGCCCAAGCACAAGAAGAAGGTGAACAAGGGATCGACCGCCCCAAGGACCTTCTACCTGCTCAAAGACATCCGCTTTCTGCTGCATGAGCCAATCGTTGGCAAGTTCAGAGAGTACAAG GTTTTTGTACGCAAACTTAAGAAGGCTTATGGAAAAACAGAATGGTCTTCTGTGGAGAGACTGAAGGAGAACAAGCCGGCCTATAAATTGGACCACATCATCAAAGAAAG GTACCCCTCCTTCATTGATGCTCTCCGTGACATCGACGATGCCCTCTGCATGTGCTTCCTCTTCTCCACCTTCGCCCGAACGGGAAAATGCCACGTTCAGACAATCCAGCTGTGCAGACGCCTCACTGTGGAGTGGATGAACTATGTGATTGCATCCCGTGCTCTCAAAAAG GTTTTCATCTCCATCAAGGGGATATATTACCAAGCTGAGGCGATGGGACAGCTCATTACATGGCTGGTGCCATATCAGTTCTCCCATGAT CACCCAACAGATGTTGACTACAGAGTAATGGCAACATTCACAGAGTTTTACACCACTCTCCTGGGGTTCATCAACTTCAGGCTCTACCATTCCCTCAACCTGCTCTACCCACCAAAG CTGGACGTTAAAGCAGAGTCTGAGCTGAAGGAAGAGAATGATGATGACTATGCCATGAATTCAGAAAGCTACTTAGAG AAACTGTCAGCTCTGAGTGCTAGTCTGGCGCGGGTGGTTTCCACCGCAGAGGAGGACGAGGCTGAACTCGACCAGTTTCCTGTTGATGGG GAGGACATGGCCAATATGGAGGCCAGGGAaaaggaacagaaacaggaggaAGCTCAGAAAAAGCTTTTTGAGGGCCTCAAGTTCTTCCTCAACAGAGAAGTGCCCAGAGAGTCGCTGGCTTTTCTCATCAG GTGCTTTGGTGGCGAGGTGTCCTGGGACAAGTCTGTTTGCATCGGCAGCACATACGAGGTGAAGGATGAGACCATCACGCATCAAATTGTTGACAGACCCAACATCGACAAACAGTATATCAACAG GTACTACATCCAGCCCCAGTGGGTGTATGATTGTGTCAATGCCAAAATCATCCTGCCTGTGGAGGACTACTTCCTTGGAGTGACTCTGCCCCCCCACCTCTCTCCCTTCGTGGAGGAGAAGGACGGAGACTACGTGCCCCCCGAAAAACTAAAGATCATGGCCCTGCAACGAGGAGAAAAACCTG CACATGAACAGGAGgacgaggaagaggaagaagaggaagatgaggaggaggaggaagaagaggaggaagatgacAATGAAGAAGAGGGAGATGACGGTGAAGAGGCAGAAGAGAAAAATCTGAAGAAGATGGAAGAACAAAGATCCCAGGGCAAG TCTCTGTCAGTCAAAGTGACAGCTGGGAAAGTGAAGGTAGAAAACCCAGCACGCTTGGAGCAGGAGGAGAAAGCCGAGGAGAAACGTCTGGCCATCATGATgatgaagaaaaaggaaaagtaCCTCTACGACAAGATCATGTTCGGAAAGAAGAGAAAAGTCCGAGAG GCTAACAAGCTGGCTGCCAAGAGGAAGGCCCATGATGATGCTGAAAAATCAAAGAAAAAGGCCAGGAAATAA
- the p2rx2 gene encoding P2X purinoceptor 2 produces the protein MCEIFHKFIMGLRDFIKEYFLGFWDYETPKVMVVKNTTLGVIYRSVQFLVITYFIWYVFISQKAYQESETRPESSVYTLMKGTAVHGDDILDTVEYARPSEGGGVISTILRREVTYDQRQGTCAEYFNVANANCTRDSDCVQGEVNFDGHGRRTGRCVQYYNHTFKTCEVQTWCPIEEYAVVREPALVEAINFTVFIRNSIHFPRFKVLRGNIKDASNKRDMKKYLSKCHYNEEKEAYCPNFRLGYIADQARENFGELCKTGGVIGVFINWKCNLDLDPSHCKPTYSFRRLDLRKDQASSGYYYRFAKYYNKDGVESRTLIKAYGIRLDVIVHGHAGKFSPIPTIISTVTAMTSVGICTIICDWIMLTFIDKNEVYSERKFDEIIKEPKVPIPTELSYISSYGSNHSDLSDGVPL, from the exons ATGTGTGAAATATTTCACAAGTTCATCATGGGGCTACGTGACTTTATAAAGGAGTATTTTCTTGGTTTCTGGGACTATGAGACACCAAAGGTGATGGTGGTTAAAAACACAACTCTTGGAGTTATATACAGAAGCGTTCAGTTTCTTGTCATCACCTATTTCATCTG GTATGTCTTCATAAGTCAGAAAGCCTACCAAGAGAGTGAAACCCGTCCAGAGAGCTCAGTTTACACGCTCATGAAAGGCACAGCAGTTCATGGAGATGATATCTTGGACACTGTGGAGTACGCTCGACCATCAGAG GGTGGTGGCGTGATTAGCACAATATTGAGACGAGAAGTTACTTATGATCAGAGGCAAGGAACCTGCGCTGAG TATTTCAACGTTGCCAATGCCAACTGTACGAGAGACTCAGACTGTGTCCAGGGAGAGGTCAACTTTGATGGCCATG GCAGAAGGACCGGCAGGTGTGTTCAGTACTACAACCACACCTTCAAAACCTGTGAGGTCCAAACCTGGTGTCCTATTGAGGAGTATGCTGTAGTACG AGAACCAGCATTAGTGGAGGCCATCAATTTCACAGTGTTCATCAGGAACTCTATCCACTTCCCCAGATTTAAAGTGTTGAG GGGAAATATCAAAGATGCTTCAAACAAACGGGACATGAAGAAATACCTCAGTAAGTGTCATTATAATGAGGAGAAAGAGGCCTACTGTCCAAACTTCCGTTTGGGCTACATCGCAGATCAAGCCAGGGAGAATTTCGGTGAGCTCTGCAAGACT GGAGGAGTGATAGGGGTTTTCATTAACTGGAAGTGTAACCTGGACCTGGATCCTTCCCATTGTAAACCTACATATTCCTTCCGTCGCCTTGATCTCCGAAAGGACCAGGCCAGCTCTGGTTACTATTACAG GTTTGCCAAATATTACAATAAGGATGGGGTAGAGTCTCGGACGCTCATCAAGGCCTACGGCATCCGTCTAGATGTCATAGTTCACGGACAT GCTGGTAAATTCAGTCCCATCCCAACCATCATCAGCACGGTGACTGCAATGACTTCAGTTGGGATT TGTACCATTATCTGTGACTGGATCATGCTGACGTTTATTGACAAGAATGAAGTCTACAGTGAGAGAAAGTTTGATGAG ATTATCAAAGAGCCCAAGGTGCCCATTCCCACGGAGCTCAGCTACATCAGCAGCTACGGCTCAAACCATTCAGACCTGTCAGACGGTGTACCACTGTAA